In a genomic window of Petrotoga sibirica DSM 13575:
- a CDS encoding thiamine diphosphokinase, which yields MGGEKTIVYIISGAEQRSSLGFYMKMIQKATLTIACDAGIKIFKKLNSPPKYLIGDFDSASIEDLQWAENNNTEILKYPKEKDEIDTELALVFLKENHYKNVILSGVLGNRIDQEMASVFLLAEYIDLNPVILEEDVKIGIVNKIVEEEAQIGESWSILRIGEPVIGLTLKGFKYPLNKKDISDFKSLGISNEATENKIEISVESGKVVYIRWINKKW from the coding sequence TTGGGAGGCGAAAAAACTATAGTTTATATAATATCTGGAGCAGAACAAAGAAGCTCGTTGGGATTTTATATGAAAATGATACAAAAGGCAACCTTGACAATCGCATGTGATGCTGGAATCAAAATCTTCAAAAAGTTAAACTCACCACCAAAATATTTAATAGGAGATTTTGATTCTGCTTCTATTGAAGACCTTCAGTGGGCAGAAAATAACAACACCGAGATATTGAAATATCCAAAAGAAAAAGATGAGATTGACACCGAATTGGCTTTAGTATTTCTAAAAGAAAATCACTACAAAAACGTTATTTTATCAGGGGTTTTGGGTAATCGCATCGATCAAGAAATGGCAAGTGTATTCCTCCTAGCCGAATACATAGATCTAAATCCTGTTATTCTTGAAGAAGACGTTAAAATTGGTATAGTAAATAAAATAGTAGAAGAAGAAGCCCAGATCGGTGAAAGTTGGTCCATTTTAAGAATAGGAGAACCCGTTATAGGGCTGACTCTTAAAGGATTCAAATATCCATTGAACAAAAAAGATATCTCTGATTTTAAATCCTTAGGCATTAGTAACGAAGCTACAGAAAATAAAATAGAAATATCCGTTGAAAGTGGCAAGGTCGTTTATATCAGGTGGATTAACAAAAAGTGGTAA
- the yihA gene encoding ribosome biogenesis GTP-binding protein YihA/YsxC — protein sequence MKVYKAQLIKTVYNIEDLPPPDKKEIAFAGRSNVGKSSFLNAILGIKIAKVSSTPGKTRSINYYLVNNKYYFVDLPGYGFANVSKQEKERWNILMNEYFKNRFSLNVVSVLIDHRHMPQKLDYAMVEWLKDLGTPFLFILTKSDKLKKSERAKLFEEIKNSFSSYGEYIYLPFSSKTKEGLKEVLKTFGEILGDVD from the coding sequence TTGAAAGTATACAAAGCTCAATTAATAAAAACCGTTTACAACATTGAAGATCTCCCACCACCCGATAAAAAAGAAATCGCCTTTGCAGGAAGGTCTAATGTTGGAAAATCGAGCTTTTTGAATGCCATTTTAGGCATAAAAATAGCAAAAGTGAGCTCTACCCCAGGAAAAACCAGATCCATCAACTACTATTTGGTGAATAACAAATATTATTTCGTTGATCTACCTGGGTATGGTTTTGCGAATGTTTCAAAACAAGAAAAAGAAAGATGGAACATATTGATGAACGAATACTTTAAAAATAGATTTTCTTTGAATGTTGTTTCTGTGCTTATTGATCATAGACATATGCCTCAAAAATTGGATTATGCTATGGTTGAATGGCTCAAAGATCTAGGCACACCTTTTTTGTTTATCTTAACAAAATCTGATAAATTAAAGAAATCTGAAAGAGCTAAACTTTTTGAAGAAATAAAAAATAGTTTTTCATCTTATGGCGAATATATTTATTTACCTTTCTCTTCAAAAACAAAAGAAGGTTTAAAAGAGGTTTTAAAAACTTTCGGTGAAATATTAGGTGATGTTGATTAG
- a CDS encoding 23S rRNA (pseudouridine(1915)-N(3))-methyltransferase RlmH, with protein sequence MTRIIVIGPLKSPYIIDGVKQYLKWIKKFEKIELIQLPLSGDLNKTPPSIYKEKDFKKFEKYFPDSFNVLLDERGEQMDSIKFSQFYEQIKSSSGSKFINFIVGGPLGHSDKIYNNADSILSLSKLTFTHEFAVLILLEQLFRVNKILHNETYHY encoded by the coding sequence ATGACTAGAATCATAGTTATTGGACCTTTAAAAAGCCCATATATAATAGATGGAGTCAAACAATATTTAAAGTGGATAAAGAAGTTTGAAAAAATTGAACTGATACAACTTCCTTTGTCCGGTGATTTAAACAAGACACCTCCTTCAATTTACAAAGAAAAAGATTTCAAAAAGTTCGAAAAATATTTCCCGGATTCTTTCAACGTTTTATTGGATGAAAGAGGAGAACAGATGGATTCTATAAAATTTTCCCAATTTTATGAACAGATAAAAAGCTCATCGGGATCTAAATTCATAAATTTTATCGTTGGTGGTCCTTTGGGCCATTCTGATAAAATTTACAATAACGCTGATTCTATTTTATCTTTATCCAAACTAACTTTCACACACGAATTTGCCGTATTGATCCTTTTAGAGCAACTGTTTAGAGTTAATAAGATATTGCACAATGAAACCTATCATTATTAA
- a CDS encoding metallophosphoesterase — translation MWLILSDSHDNMDKLKKIPDLIQEYNIDTIFHCGDFVAPFTLPYLIYDDIDFYGVFGNNDGEKLLLYEKSNKKIRNGPITIKKDGKKIFLMHEPYSLVAAENSGIYDYIFFGHTHEIVSRKTGKTIILNPGEFSGWLTGKATYGIIDPNEAKVEIKEL, via the coding sequence ATGTGGTTAATATTATCTGACTCTCACGACAACATGGATAAACTTAAAAAGATCCCAGATTTAATTCAAGAATACAATATCGATACTATCTTCCATTGTGGAGATTTTGTAGCTCCGTTTACTTTACCGTATCTAATCTATGATGACATCGACTTTTATGGTGTCTTTGGTAACAACGACGGAGAAAAGTTATTACTTTATGAAAAATCTAATAAAAAGATAAGAAACGGACCAATCACCATAAAAAAAGATGGTAAAAAGATATTCCTCATGCACGAACCTTATTCCTTAGTTGCCGCTGAAAATTCTGGGATTTATGATTACATCTTTTTCGGTCACACCCATGAAATAGTAAGTAGAAAAACCGGTAAAACTATTATACTCAACCCAGGAGAATTTTCTGGATGGCTAACTGGGAAGGCAACTTATGGTATAATAGATCCTAACGAAGCAAAAGTTGAAATCAAAGAACTTTAG
- the asnS gene encoding asparagine--tRNA ligase, whose translation MIPKWVYIKDFKKHIDQTVEFRGWVWNKRSSGKIAFLQLRDGTGFIQGIAEKKNFDDETFENIRKIKMESSIILQGTIKKDERSPENVELHITSFKKIQEPIEDYPISKKEHGIDFLMENRHLWIRSRRQFHILKIRNEILKAIRDFYNQNDFTLIDTPIFTGSIGESAGNTFKLDYFDYGEVYLAQTGQLYLEAAAMSFGKVYNLGPTFRSEKSKTRRHLIEFWMNEAEVAFYKHEDNIKLQENLVSFIMQRVLENASDDLKEIGRDTNKLQKIQPPFERMTYTQAIDFLKKKGFEIEWGEDFGADEESALASQFEKPLFVEKYPRKAKAFYMQPDETNPDVVLCDDLLAPEGYGEIIGGSERIWEESILIDRLKEFNLPLDQYQWYIDLRKFGSVPHSGFGLGVERTVAWICGLEHIREAIPFARTLYRVYP comes from the coding sequence ATGATTCCAAAATGGGTATATATAAAAGACTTCAAAAAACACATCGATCAAACAGTAGAATTTCGGGGATGGGTATGGAACAAAAGAAGCAGCGGTAAAATAGCTTTCTTACAGTTAAGGGATGGAACAGGTTTTATTCAAGGAATAGCTGAAAAGAAAAATTTTGATGATGAAACCTTTGAAAATATCAGAAAAATAAAGATGGAAAGTAGCATAATATTACAAGGAACCATAAAAAAAGACGAAAGATCTCCTGAAAACGTTGAATTACACATAACTTCTTTCAAAAAAATACAAGAACCCATTGAAGACTACCCTATTTCTAAAAAAGAACATGGCATAGACTTTTTAATGGAAAACAGGCATCTATGGATCAGATCGAGAAGACAGTTTCATATCTTAAAAATTAGAAACGAAATTTTAAAGGCAATTAGGGATTTTTATAATCAAAATGATTTTACTTTGATAGACACCCCCATATTTACCGGTTCTATAGGAGAATCTGCCGGTAACACATTCAAATTAGACTATTTCGATTATGGAGAGGTGTATCTAGCACAAACTGGTCAACTTTACTTAGAAGCTGCGGCGATGTCTTTTGGCAAGGTGTACAACCTTGGTCCTACCTTTAGGTCCGAAAAATCAAAAACAAGAAGACATTTAATCGAATTTTGGATGAATGAAGCCGAAGTAGCTTTTTATAAACATGAAGACAATATCAAATTACAAGAAAACTTAGTTTCTTTCATAATGCAAAGAGTATTAGAAAATGCTTCGGATGATCTAAAAGAAATTGGTAGGGATACAAATAAACTACAAAAAATTCAACCTCCTTTTGAAAGAATGACATACACACAAGCGATTGATTTCCTGAAGAAAAAAGGTTTTGAAATAGAATGGGGAGAAGATTTCGGAGCAGATGAAGAAAGTGCACTTGCTTCCCAGTTTGAAAAACCTCTCTTTGTGGAGAAATATCCTAGGAAAGCTAAAGCTTTCTATATGCAACCTGATGAAACCAATCCTGACGTTGTACTCTGTGATGACTTACTTGCCCCCGAGGGTTATGGTGAAATAATAGGGGGTTCTGAAAGAATATGGGAAGAATCTATCTTAATAGACAGATTAAAAGAATTCAATCTACCTTTAGATCAATACCAATGGTACATAGATTTACGAAAGTTTGGTAGCGTTCCACACAGTGGTTTCGGCTTAGGCGTTGAAAGAACCGTAGCTTGGATATGTGGATTAGAACACATAAGGGAAGCTATACCTTTTGCACGAACACTTTACAGAGTTTACCCATAA
- a CDS encoding ATPase gives MSFERTVLIPGEVSYSNISQILNSSILLEIISELIEDAQETHNALYPFFQLFLVDKSKQNVRERYDLEQIRQLLLALSINSLDHLDESSYFSFPKLSSYRETLALFVEDIFNLWRSKHRFMKKADPFSHNSRTRIHKQISLVKNNSDLKSLVLGLYKQILVNISARRVKVLRQLPGGVQAGFIVDRPKPKPEAKIANADFLYNMEYVWSVVLEPPVIFYTNSNKRRGIFKVVDRPILNKIHLDNPQDWLVFPIYVNNKLIFVAVYKEYLAMATGLANLFEFADFESLEYRRPDGIYIFGMNKSFFEDEDDYNGIIYKEDDGTYVGLVGDDPSIDYFGYMKKMILTIHNLIVIDEERLPVHGALAEIKLRDGKSFNVMIMGDSGAGKSETLDALNRIRKQVSEVNIVIDDMGSLDILEDGTVVAYGTETGAFVRLDDLQPGYAYSAMDRSIFMNPNITNARVIVPYSNYEDIIKPTKIDYFFYANNYEKIDENKPPIEFFDDVDKALDVFSKGARMAKGTTAEKGLTYSYFANPFGAIQRREKHEKIARRYMETLVKSNVKVGILRTQLGVEGYEDEGPLIAAQELLKFLKGWKSV, from the coding sequence ATGAGTTTTGAAAGAACGGTATTGATACCGGGGGAGGTATCTTATAGTAACATATCTCAAATACTAAATTCAAGCATTCTTCTAGAAATAATCTCAGAATTAATTGAAGATGCCCAAGAAACACACAATGCTCTGTATCCTTTTTTTCAATTATTTCTTGTGGATAAGAGCAAACAAAATGTTCGTGAAAGATACGATTTAGAACAAATTCGGCAACTACTCTTAGCTTTATCTATAAACAGCTTAGACCATTTAGATGAATCTTCTTACTTTAGTTTCCCAAAATTGTCTTCATACAGAGAAACGTTAGCCCTCTTTGTTGAAGATATCTTTAACCTATGGCGTTCAAAACACAGATTTATGAAAAAAGCGGATCCTTTCAGTCATAATTCAAGAACGAGGATTCATAAGCAAATATCCTTAGTCAAGAACAACTCTGATCTAAAAAGCTTAGTCTTGGGATTATATAAACAAATTCTTGTCAACATTTCAGCCAGAAGAGTAAAAGTGCTGAGGCAACTTCCCGGTGGAGTTCAAGCAGGATTTATAGTTGATCGTCCTAAACCTAAACCAGAAGCTAAAATAGCCAATGCTGATTTTTTATATAACATGGAATATGTTTGGAGTGTAGTACTGGAACCACCCGTTATCTTTTATACAAACTCAAATAAAAGAAGAGGAATTTTCAAAGTTGTTGATCGGCCTATATTAAATAAAATTCATTTAGATAATCCTCAAGACTGGCTGGTGTTCCCTATATATGTTAACAATAAATTAATATTTGTTGCTGTTTACAAAGAATACCTTGCAATGGCAACAGGTTTAGCAAATCTGTTCGAGTTTGCAGATTTTGAAAGTTTAGAATACAGAAGACCTGATGGTATATACATCTTCGGTATGAATAAAAGTTTTTTTGAAGATGAAGACGATTACAATGGTATCATCTATAAAGAAGATGATGGAACTTACGTAGGACTTGTTGGAGATGATCCTTCTATAGATTACTTTGGTTATATGAAGAAAATGATATTGACAATTCACAACTTAATAGTTATAGACGAAGAAAGGCTGCCAGTCCATGGGGCATTAGCGGAAATAAAGTTAAGAGATGGAAAAAGTTTCAACGTAATGATTATGGGAGATAGTGGAGCTGGGAAATCTGAAACATTAGACGCCTTAAATAGAATCAGAAAACAAGTATCTGAAGTAAATATAGTGATAGACGACATGGGATCATTAGATATTTTAGAAGATGGAACAGTAGTTGCATACGGGACAGAAACCGGAGCATTCGTCAGACTCGACGACTTACAACCGGGTTATGCATACTCCGCTATGGATAGAAGTATCTTTATGAATCCAAACATAACCAACGCCAGAGTTATTGTACCCTACTCCAATTATGAAGACATTATTAAACCTACTAAAATTGATTATTTCTTTTACGCCAACAACTATGAAAAAATTGACGAAAACAAACCACCGATTGAATTTTTTGATGACGTAGATAAGGCATTAGATGTATTCTCCAAAGGTGCGAGGATGGCAAAAGGTACAACTGCAGAAAAAGGTTTAACCTACAGTTACTTTGCAAATCCTTTCGGTGCAATCCAAAGAAGAGAAAAACATGAAAAAATTGCTAGAAGATACATGGAAACGCTAGTAAAAAGCAACGTAAAAGTTGGAATACTCCGCACACAACTTGGTGTAGAAGGCTATGAAGACGAAGGTCCTTTAATAGCCGCCCAAGAACTTTTGAAATTTCTGAAAGGTTGGAAAAGTGTCTGA
- a CDS encoding NAD(P)H-hydrate dehydratase, translating into MKIITSSQAKLIDKLTIEKGIASETLMEQAAFSVADIAETFEPTSILCVVGKGNNAGDGIAAGRILKNRGYNVEILIVGDPTQGSPGFKKQLEIAKKYEINIYRSRIDEINYSQYDLIIDGLIGIGLTGEVKGDVAQAITRINSSGSKVLSVDVPSGISSDTGEVMGTAVEADQTVTFGFLKIGQLLYPAREYCGEIKVAPLSFDNSLINSINRELILENTVKNLLPNRPEDSYKYKFGTVLILAGSEKYPGAPILSAIGAQKTGAGMVKLITPGDSSHVLALEPSIIYRSLKKEHFEEKDVDNLKEEIEKSNVIVLGPGITENAKDFVTKLVNTYKDDKKFVLDADALSILKEKDVKLNKNFVITPHVGELSKVYKNVKNDVFGLEEYAKELNCTIVFKSSTTLITNGEKTYFNITGNSSLAKGGSGDLLSGVLGSYIAQGLTTLQACIIGSYVVYKTARDLSLEHTNYSLTPKIIADNLYKTIQQLNS; encoded by the coding sequence TTGAAGATAATTACTTCCTCCCAGGCAAAATTAATAGACAAATTGACTATAGAGAAAGGAATAGCCTCAGAAACGCTGATGGAACAAGCGGCTTTTTCTGTGGCAGATATAGCAGAAACCTTTGAACCTACTTCCATTCTCTGTGTAGTAGGAAAAGGTAACAACGCAGGTGATGGAATTGCAGCTGGTAGAATTCTCAAAAATCGAGGTTACAACGTTGAAATACTTATAGTAGGCGATCCAACTCAAGGAAGTCCTGGCTTTAAAAAGCAACTCGAAATCGCCAAAAAATACGAAATTAATATTTATCGTTCCCGCATTGATGAGATAAATTATTCTCAATACGATCTCATAATAGACGGATTAATAGGTATAGGCTTGACAGGAGAAGTCAAAGGTGATGTTGCCCAAGCAATAACACGCATAAACTCTTCGGGATCAAAGGTATTGTCAGTCGACGTTCCATCAGGGATATCGTCTGACACAGGTGAAGTGATGGGAACCGCAGTTGAGGCTGATCAAACGGTTACCTTTGGCTTTTTAAAAATTGGCCAACTGCTTTATCCCGCAAGAGAGTATTGTGGAGAAATAAAGGTCGCACCTCTATCTTTCGACAACTCGTTGATAAACTCAATAAATCGGGAACTAATACTAGAGAATACCGTTAAGAACTTACTCCCAAACAGACCTGAAGATTCTTACAAGTACAAATTTGGAACGGTTTTGATACTTGCCGGTAGTGAAAAATACCCTGGTGCCCCTATCCTTTCAGCTATCGGGGCCCAAAAAACCGGGGCTGGTATGGTTAAGCTGATTACACCGGGTGATTCATCACACGTTTTAGCGCTTGAACCATCTATAATCTACAGATCCTTAAAAAAAGAACATTTTGAAGAAAAAGACGTTGACAATTTAAAGGAAGAAATCGAAAAATCTAACGTCATAGTTTTGGGTCCCGGTATAACTGAAAATGCAAAAGACTTTGTTACAAAATTGGTTAACACTTACAAAGATGACAAAAAGTTCGTTTTAGATGCAGACGCTCTATCAATTTTAAAAGAGAAAGATGTAAAATTAAACAAAAATTTTGTTATAACTCCTCATGTGGGAGAACTATCAAAAGTTTATAAAAACGTTAAAAATGATGTGTTTGGTTTGGAAGAGTACGCAAAAGAATTGAATTGTACCATCGTATTCAAATCATCAACTACCTTGATAACAAACGGCGAAAAAACATATTTCAACATAACAGGGAATTCAAGTCTAGCTAAGGGAGGATCGGGAGATTTATTATCAGGAGTTCTCGGATCATATATTGCTCAAGGCTTAACAACGTTGCAAGCTTGCATAATTGGAAGCTATGTGGTATATAAAACTGCAAGAGACCTATCCTTAGAGCACACAAATTACTCTTTAACTCCGAAAATAATTGCAGACAATCTATATAAGACAATTCAACAATTAAACTCATGA
- the ruvB gene encoding Holliday junction branch migration DNA helicase RuvB: MIEKENTNPKRLLDPSFIGEDTGTKKLRPNYLNEFIGQDNIKKKLKVAIEAAKIRKEAMDHVVLAGPPGLGKTTLAYVISNELGANLQITSGPVIEKAGDLAAILTNLENGDVLFIDEIHRLNRTVEEILYSAMEDFQLDIVIGKGPSARSIRIDLQPFTLVGATTRLGLIAPPLRSRFGIILEVDFYSPKDLNLIIKRSAEILNIKIKEDASHILAQRSRGTPRIANRLLRRVRDFVQVSGKNIIETEDVDNTMKLLEMDEDGLDKMDRKILKTIIENYEGGPVGINALASSIGIEPDSISEVYEPFLLQAGFIIRTPRGRVATEKAYKKLNYTQKPSNQNISLWGEFNE; encoded by the coding sequence ATGATCGAAAAAGAAAATACAAATCCAAAGAGGTTATTGGATCCCTCTTTTATTGGAGAGGATACAGGAACAAAGAAATTAAGGCCAAATTACTTGAATGAATTTATCGGCCAGGACAACATAAAAAAAAAGCTAAAAGTCGCGATAGAAGCTGCTAAAATAAGAAAAGAAGCGATGGACCATGTAGTTTTAGCAGGTCCGCCTGGTTTAGGTAAAACAACCTTAGCTTATGTGATTTCAAACGAGCTAGGAGCTAATTTGCAAATTACAAGCGGCCCTGTAATCGAAAAAGCAGGAGACCTCGCTGCCATTTTAACCAACCTAGAAAATGGCGACGTACTATTCATAGACGAGATCCACAGATTGAATAGAACCGTGGAAGAAATCTTATACTCAGCCATGGAGGATTTTCAACTTGACATTGTTATAGGGAAAGGTCCTTCTGCACGTTCTATAAGGATTGACCTACAACCTTTCACGTTGGTGGGAGCTACTACGAGATTAGGCCTCATCGCTCCACCATTGAGAAGTAGGTTTGGCATAATTTTGGAAGTTGATTTCTACTCTCCAAAAGACCTCAACTTAATCATAAAAAGAAGTGCAGAGATACTCAATATAAAAATAAAAGAAGATGCATCCCATATTTTAGCCCAAAGGTCCCGGGGAACTCCCAGGATCGCCAACAGATTGTTGAGAAGGGTTAGAGATTTTGTTCAAGTTTCGGGAAAAAACATCATAGAAACCGAAGATGTAGACAATACTATGAAATTATTAGAAATGGATGAAGATGGCTTAGATAAAATGGATCGAAAAATTCTTAAAACAATAATAGAAAACTATGAAGGTGGGCCGGTAGGTATAAATGCCCTAGCTTCATCGATTGGGATAGAGCCTGATTCAATCAGCGAGGTCTATGAACCGTTTCTACTACAAGCAGGTTTCATTATCAGAACCCCACGTGGTAGGGTAGCAACTGAAAAAGCTTATAAAAAATTGAATTACACCCAAAAACCTTCCAATCAAAATATCAGTTTATGGGGGGAGTTTAATGAATAA
- a CDS encoding SIR2 family NAD-dependent protein deacylase → MSEVAKKCAELIYKSNSIAVLSGAGMSTNAGIPDFRGPNGIYTKSNIKNPERIFDLDYFYRDPSLFYKFHKKFLEYITKAEPTFTHKFLIQLEKEGKLKGIVTQNIDSLHQKAGSEKVYEIHGGCWKNYCTKCNREYSQEEIIEKMNNEIVPKCDNCGGVIKPDIVFFGEPVKYLTESKILMKNSDLVLVLGSSLVVIPAAMLPSLTEGKIIVVNKGEVSEMYLPPEKVAFIVNEELDTFFTEAAREYSKLKEK, encoded by the coding sequence GTGTCTGAAGTTGCGAAAAAATGTGCAGAATTAATTTATAAGTCAAATTCCATTGCGGTCTTAAGTGGTGCGGGGATGTCTACTAACGCAGGTATCCCCGATTTTAGAGGCCCAAACGGGATCTATACAAAGTCAAATATAAAAAATCCCGAAAGGATTTTCGATTTGGATTATTTCTATCGTGATCCTTCTTTGTTTTATAAGTTTCACAAAAAATTTTTAGAGTACATAACTAAAGCAGAACCAACCTTTACCCACAAATTTTTAATTCAACTTGAAAAGGAAGGAAAATTGAAAGGGATAGTAACTCAAAACATCGATTCTTTACACCAAAAAGCAGGTTCAGAAAAAGTTTATGAAATCCATGGAGGATGCTGGAAAAATTACTGCACAAAATGTAATAGAGAGTATTCTCAAGAAGAAATAATAGAAAAGATGAACAACGAAATAGTACCAAAATGTGATAACTGTGGTGGCGTAATAAAACCAGATATAGTATTCTTTGGAGAACCTGTAAAATACCTAACAGAATCTAAAATATTGATGAAAAATTCTGATCTTGTCTTAGTTTTAGGATCCTCTCTTGTGGTTATACCAGCAGCAATGTTGCCATCCTTAACTGAAGGAAAAATAATAGTAGTAAACAAAGGTGAAGTATCAGAAATGTACCTCCCACCAGAAAAAGTTGCTTTCATTGTTAACGAAGAATTGGATACCTTTTTTACAGAAGCTGCCAGAGAGTATTCAAAACTAAAAGAAAAATAA
- a CDS encoding adenylosuccinate synthase, producing the protein MKKMSIVGAQWGDEGKGKVVNYFSEKFEWIVRFSGGANAGHTIYYKGKKYVNHMLPSIMPNSQSKGFLGAGMVLDLEKLVEELNILEADFPGMSSKFYIDLETFLVLPWHKEEDEIIESMRKKPIGTTKRGIGPAYTDKVSREGIKLYYLFDEKMLKERLEDIYYLKSTQYGNKLKTSKDDVFEYLMKTKNELEKLKINYASAVEMGNVFRSTSVLFEGAQGVLLDLDFGTYPFVTSSSCMAHGVSSVGFSTFELDEVYGVLKAYTTRVGSGPFPTEIFGEEADKIRELGKEYGATTGRPRRVGWLDLPALRYAKIRSGLTGLVITKADVLNGLDKIKVCTHYEVNGKTKDTPSSSYDFFVAKPIYTELDGWKDTNDINFLKYLSYIEGQIGVDIDYISYGPKTEEMCSKNDLILNMENK; encoded by the coding sequence ATGAAAAAGATGTCGATTGTGGGTGCCCAATGGGGCGATGAAGGTAAAGGTAAGGTTGTTAACTACTTTTCAGAAAAGTTTGAATGGATAGTACGCTTTTCAGGAGGAGCGAACGCAGGTCATACCATTTATTACAAAGGCAAAAAATACGTGAATCACATGCTTCCTTCTATTATGCCCAATTCTCAATCTAAAGGTTTTTTAGGTGCGGGAATGGTTTTAGATTTAGAAAAACTAGTAGAGGAACTAAATATACTAGAAGCAGATTTTCCTGGAATGTCCTCTAAATTTTACATTGATTTAGAAACCTTTTTGGTACTTCCGTGGCACAAAGAAGAAGACGAAATTATAGAAAGTATGAGAAAAAAGCCTATAGGAACAACAAAAAGAGGAATTGGACCTGCCTATACCGATAAGGTATCAAGGGAAGGTATAAAACTCTACTATCTGTTCGATGAAAAAATGCTTAAGGAACGTTTGGAAGATATATACTACCTAAAAAGTACTCAGTATGGCAATAAATTAAAAACTTCAAAAGATGATGTGTTTGAATACTTAATGAAAACCAAAAATGAATTGGAGAAATTGAAGATAAATTACGCTAGTGCGGTAGAGATGGGGAATGTTTTCAGAAGTACATCGGTACTGTTTGAAGGAGCCCAAGGTGTTTTGTTAGATTTGGATTTTGGCACCTATCCTTTTGTCACATCGTCTTCTTGTATGGCTCATGGAGTTTCCTCCGTAGGTTTTTCAACGTTCGAACTAGATGAGGTTTATGGCGTACTCAAAGCTTACACAACACGGGTAGGATCGGGGCCTTTCCCAACAGAAATTTTTGGAGAAGAAGCTGACAAAATTAGGGAATTAGGAAAAGAATATGGGGCGACAACTGGAAGACCAAGAAGGGTTGGTTGGTTAGATCTCCCTGCCTTGAGATACGCAAAAATAAGGTCTGGGTTAACAGGGCTTGTAATCACCAAGGCAGATGTTTTAAACGGGTTAGATAAGATAAAAGTTTGTACACATTATGAGGTCAACGGAAAAACAAAAGATACTCCATCTTCTTCTTATGACTTTTTTGTTGCCAAACCTATTTATACTGAATTGGATGGTTGGAAAGATACCAACGATATTAATTTCTTAAAATATTTATCGTATATTGAAGGACAAATCGGAGTTGATATTGACTACATTTCTTACGGACCAAAAACCGAAGAAATGTGTTCAAAAAATGATTTGATATTGAACATGGAGAACAAATAA